The following are encoded together in the Labrus mixtus chromosome 2, fLabMix1.1, whole genome shotgun sequence genome:
- the LOC132980829 gene encoding fibrous sheath CABYR-binding protein-like, which produces MPELLTAVQILASSTAEIAAASVGDSSLVKADKGLDTTWVTTQPEAPDATTKVEDEEATEEAAAVVNEEELESVVDTEAPAAEEQTEEETDTPVADSAEGEEAAACLLEDLTTPAPTLEEQGEVEAEGQALVPEAAPEEAVSFTDASPEDSAPVEEAPTTEEAVSYAEAAPVDETSTAASSLEEAPAEAPSEKTVEVLETQSEDALVVNTIQLAAASSGSFLEAVSASEPECAEETSEHEAGHCHSCHSAPSSAEEVAPPAAYGGHPAVDGSDDMMHETNEAESLVEGQTTETMVVVTAQS; this is translated from the exons ATGCCAGAGCTGCTCACAGCGGTGCAGATCTTGGCCAGTTCTACAGCTGAGATTGCAGCAGCTTCTGTTGGGGATTCCAGTCTGGTGAAAGCTGATAAAGGTCTTGACACCACATGGGTGACGACACAGCCAGAGGCCCCAGATGCCACCACAAAGGTGGAGGATGAAGAAGCGACTGAGGAGGCAGCTGCTGTTGTGAacgaggaggagctggagtctgTAGTTGATACAGAAGCTCCAGCTGCTGAAGAACAGAccgaggaggagacagacacacCTGTCGCAGATTCAGCTGAGGGGGAGGAGGCAGCTGCATGTCTCCTCGAGGATCTTACAACCCCAGCACCAACAttggaggagcagggtgaggttGAGGCTGAAGGTCAGGCTCTCGTCCCTGAAGCTGCTCCAGAGGAGGCGGTCTCCTTCACAGACGCCTCACCGGAAGATTCTGCCCCTGTAGAGGAAGCTCCAACCACTGAGGAGGCAGTCAGTTATGCTGAAGCAGCTCCAGTGGATGAAACATCAACTGCTGCCAGTTCATTGGAGGAGGCACCAGCTGAAGCTCCATCAGAGAAGACCGTTGAAGTTCTGGAGACACAGAGTGAAGATGCACTAGTTGTGAACACGATTCAGCTTGCAGCAGCCTCCTCTGGCTCCTTCCTGGAGGCCGTTTCAGCGTCTGAACCAGAGTGTGCAGAAGAGACTTCAGAACATGAGGCCGGGCACTGCCACTCCTGCCACTCTGCTCCATCTTCAGCAGAGGAGGTGGCGCCACCTGCTGCTTATGGAGGGCATCCAGCAGTTGATGGTTCTGACGATATGATGCATGAGACAAATGAGGCAGAGTCACTGGTGGAAGGACAAA ccacAGAGACTATGGTGGTGGTGACAGCCCAGTCATGA
- the LOC132981115 gene encoding fibrous sheath CABYR-binding protein-like: MFCRRALQRVGPLARRVFEPTSRTVPVRHMAFGIPGGSTNMAYFVLCGGGLTAAVVYAYKTVNGDSERYEDRLANMGSAAKAPEEAAPAPEAAAVPEVTSPAAEPVPVEEAPPSAEVVADSEPTPAEPVAETAAEPVVEAVVEEAPAVAAEVVVAEAETEPAVAEEVAAVAEVAEVVEAAPVAEEVGATEETPAEAPAAESTGTAPVDEAPPAEAETGAPALEAEAAPAAEVAA, from the exons ATGTTCTGCAGACGGGCATTGCAGAGGGTCGGGCCGCTGGCACGGAGGGTTTTCGAGCCAACATCCAGAACCG TTCCAGTGCGGCACATGGCCTTTGGGATCCCTGGTGGCTCCACCAACATGGCGTACTTTGTTCTGTGTGGAGGAGGCCTCACTGCTGCAGTTGTCTAT GCCTACAAGACGGTCAACGGTGATAGTGAGCGCTATGAGGACAGACTGGCCAACATGGGCTCTGCAGCAAAGG CTCCAGAAGAAGCTGCTCCTGCACCAGAAGCCGCAGCAGTACCAGAAGTGACGTCTCCAGCAGCTGAACCTGTCCCAGTGGAGGAGGCACCACCATCCGCTGAAGTTGTTGCCGACTCAGAACCCACCCCTGCAGAACCCGTGGCAGAGACGGCTGCTGAACCTGTCGTTGAGGCAGTGGTGGAAGAAGCACCCGCCGTGGCCGCTGAGGTGGTGGTCGCTGAGGCTGAAACTGAGCCAGCAGTCGCAGAGGAAGTGGCTGCAGTCGCAGAAGTAG CTGAAGTAGTGGAAGCTGCTCCTGTCGCTGAGGAAGTGGGTGCTACAGAGGAGACGCCAGCAGAGGCCCCTGCAGCTGAGAGCACTGGTACGGCACCAGTAGATGAAGCCCCTCCTGCTGAGGCAGAGACTGGCGCGCCAGCCCTTGAGGCTGAGGCTGCCCCTGCTGCAGAGGTGGCTGCATAA
- the LOC132980839 gene encoding ras-related protein Rab-33B-like, giving the protein MESSLELSNSMSSVSSLLNRSRTFKVLVIGDSGVGKTCLTHRLCAGEFPSRVEATIGVDFREKVLDVDGEKIKLQLWDTAGQERFRKSMVQHYYRNVHAVLFIYDVIRPASFNGLTAWVEECRQNSLGHDIPRFLVGNKSDLRDPRRTEGQVNQDLAMSYAKANGMLFFETSAKNPPDKCVMVRQGKGEVPYQQDKLEDIVVALGAKLKRQKKVSGANATACNKSFNVSRKRAEKEQWACC; this is encoded by the exons ATGGAGTCATCTCTTGAGTTGTCAAACTCTATGAGCAGCGTGTCCTCGCTTCTAAATCGCTCCCGCACCTTTAAAGTTCTGGTGATCGGAGACTCCGGGGTGGGGAAGACCTGCCTCACACACCGACTCTGTGCCGGGGAGTTCCCCAGCAGAGTGGAGGCTACCATCGGGGTGGACTTCCGCGAGAAAGTCCTGGATGTCGACGGAGAGAAAATCAAG ctccagctgtggGACACAGCAGGACAGGAGCGTTTCCGTAAGTCCATGGTGCAACACTACTATCGCAACGTCCACGCTGTGCTCTTCATATACGACGTGATCCGCCCTGCCAGCTTCAACGGCCTGACCGCCTGGGTAGAGGAGTGCAGGCAGAACTCCCTCGGACATGACATCCCCAG GTTCCTGGTGGGTAATAAGAGTGACCTCCGTGACCCCCGGAGGACCGAGGGCCAGGTCAACCAGGACCTGGCAATGAGTTACGCCAAGGCCAACGGCATGTTGTTTTTTGAGACTTCTGCCAAAAACCCACCAGACAAATGTGTGATGGTTCGACAGGGTAAAGGGGAGGTGCCTTATCAGCAGGACAAGCTGGAGGACATCGTCGTTGCTCTCGGCGCCAAGTTAAAGAGGCAGAAGAAAGTTTCAGGAGCGAACGCCACGGCGTGCAACAAGTCCTTTAACGTGAGCAGGAAACGAGCAGAGAAGGAGCAGTGGGCATGCTGCTGA